A single region of the Vicia villosa cultivar HV-30 ecotype Madison, WI linkage group LG4, Vvil1.0, whole genome shotgun sequence genome encodes:
- the LOC131597562 gene encoding uncharacterized protein LOC131597562, protein MEWHMKASCSWMLKKILQCREKVHNTTYWQEAVQNQKYSTARMYRELRGPQAEVNWKHLMYHNYARPRARFTLWMALLGRFATKDRIGRFGVSTNGKCCWCTQMETLDHILFECKTTYAIWKHILEWMRCNRKPECWSREKEWLSQEAKKKGWKGQILKIATAETVYEIWHNRNDIFFGHNTVDNIEDRIKNNIVIRCTMHRKLGGHVDISNLSIV, encoded by the coding sequence ATGGAGTGGCATATGAAGGCAAGTTGCTCTTGGATGCTAAAGAAGATATTGCAGTGCAGGGAGAAAGTTCACAATACGACATATTGGCAAGAAGCTGTGCAGAATCAGAAATATAGTACAGCTCGTATGTATCGGGAACTCCGTGGACCACAAGCTGAAGTCAATTGGAAACATTTGATGTACCACAACTATGCACGGCCTCGAGCGCGATTTACACTATGGATGGCGCTATTGGGCAGGTTTGCAACCAAGGACAGAATAGGGCGGTTTGGAGTAAGCACGAATGGTAAATGCTGCTGGTGTACCCAAATGGAAACTCTTGACCATATCTTGTTTGAATGTAAAACCACTTATGCAATATGGAAACATATTTTAGAGTGGATGAGATGTAATAGAAAGCCTGAATGTTGGAGTAGGGAGAAAGAATGGCTGAGTCAGGAGGCTAAAAAGAAAGGATGGAAAGGCCAGATCCTAAAGATTGCGACGGCGGAAACAGTTTATGAGATTTGGCATAACCGGAATGATATCTTTTTCGGCCACAACACTGTGGACAATATTGAGGATAGAATCAAGAATAATATAGTGATAAGGTGTACTATGCATAGAAAGCTAGGAGGTCATGTTGATATTTCTAATCTAAGCATAGTATAA